CGTAAAAACATCTCAAAGTTTCCATTTTCGAAAGTACCAATTCAAATATATCatacattaaataattaaaaataatcctttaataaaaatattttctcttatatggttcccgatctccgttcctcgatcgcgtctcgaataacttttaaaacacaattttatgcattctaatataaaaccctatttttaaatatgtaaacatgcataccataattaatttatgcaattaaaactatttttcatttttcattttccctagatttgcatgcagttggattacgttatcgcattttggactTTACATTAATAGTCATATGATTATTGACAACGCCGGATGTTCCATATCTCGGTCTCTAGGCGTGACACTAAATAATTGTATTGTCACTCAGTAATGTATCTTTTAATAAAGAGCACGggaatatatatttacataagCCATGAGGTAATGTATAAATTGCAGccctttaatatttttatttgcttAGGTACTTGATGTAAACGTCACATATTGGAAGAAAAAGTAATAAACGAGCCATACAAAGGAAACCGTTTTCGGTTTTCAAATAATTCATATATTGGTCACATATGGCaacaataattcaaaaattaattcacaAATATGAAGTTCGAGTTTCAAAACCGGAGAAAATTCTATTAATACAAGTCATAAGAAAGTTGAAatcatcgatttttttttttcatttttctttcaaataaatttatagCATTTCTCGTCCTAGTTTATGTGTTTTGTTTTCTAAGCTacgataaattgttaaacaagtttttctttttttacaaGAGGTTGTTATAATATTTAGTATGTCTGaataaaatttctaatttttgctcttgttatatattattcttaAAATACATCTATTAATATATATCTTGAGGTAGAAAATGAAACAATGTTATGATAGGAATTGCTTAAGGACTCTGTGTCAGGAATCATCGGTTGCGACTTTGTGATTAAGATGTCAGGAGTAGTATGTAAAATCCGATGGACACAATCCGACGACATTTTGTTCAAAAAcgtatgacatttattttaccTTACAGAAAGTAAAAGGAAGACATAAATCTATGACATATAGGCCGGAAAACTTGTGCAGCATTATGCCCTTGGCCAGACTAACAACGCTACATactaagattaaaaaaaaactttgatctattatatatatgctgAAAATCTTACGTAGTCTTATGCCTTTGAATATGCTCAATATGTGTAACAACACCACatactaaatttaaaaaaacaaagaaaaaatgaaaacaaggacaAAATGGGAAGTTACACTAAATTGGgtcaaaatctaaacaaaatggACTAAATCGGGATGTTAGGAACTAAATCGGGAACATGTCAAAACATAAAGGACTAAACCAGGAATTCTCTCTCCTTTGCTTTTCCTGattattaacatttttatttgaatttctttatttgtttgATTCAACGCAATCGTTTTATAAACAAGACTTAAGTTCAAATATTGGTAATTCGCAAACAATGTTTATATATaaccaattatttttattatataatcaatattaaaaatggaaaaaaaaattaaaattttcttggtATTtgtaaataatgaaataatacatgacacaataatataaattcaaaattaaattacGAAGGCTCGAAATTACACATAATTTAAGAACATCTTAGTAATGCACATCTATGACCAATAGCCTAAAATAAAGAAATCAATTTGAATTGAAATATAATTGATCTTGAAATAAGTTTGATTATCTCAAAGGTTATGCAAGATTTATGGATAATTCATCgttaattttgtaattaataatattgattttaatatatgaaatacCATTATCGTCGTTTAaaaaatctaattattaaaatgtaaaatatcatTATTTGATAGAATTTAGAgtaattttaaatgttcaatGCTGTAATATTTTCAAGTGACACATGCATATCGATCAGACATTTTACATTAAGAAAGTTATTGTACAACTTCAAAATTAAGCGGACTTGTTCAGATATTGTGCAAAACACGCTTGATTATGTGTGATGAAGCACTAATGAAAAAACACTTAGTAGTTGAAGTCGTCGATAGAAGTTTGCAAGAAATAACCGAAATTCGAAAACAATTTTTGGTGAGAAAGAGGCCATAGAAACACTTTTTTGGTTATCGAAGGTACAAAGACGTGCAAGAGAAAAGTGTTTAGTTACTTTTCGACTTCAATTTCATAACCAGTTATGTTTACATCAATTCtcgattattttatatatagtaataatagataatagatcGATTATCTGAGTAAAATACTTTTGAAAATGTCGAAggaacatttttttaattaaccatGAGAAACTCATCGAACATAACGTGGTTTGTCTCGAAATGtaaggatttttttttgttgagttactttttttatttaattttcctgTGAAGGTAAGTAAATGTATACACACCTTAACTTCTTCCAATTCCAACTTCCTATGTTTGTGTACTAAAATTTTACTTAGCTACAGCCAGCAGGGCCAAATCCCAAGTTCCCTCCAGCAACATCATACACCACTTCCAGTGTCTTCTGCTGGGTGTTTCCAAATATCCCAGCATCAGTGGCAGCGTTATTCGCCGCGAAAGCAAGGCACACCCTTGATGAGCTCGTGGCGATAAGTATCCCCGAAGGAGGCAAATCAACCTCTACATTGCCGCCAAAGGTGAAAACTACCTTTGGAATCGTCACGGTTTTGAAACTGCTCAAATCAAAGCAAGTGTCAAGGATAGAATAGGCTGGTGCACTCGGGTACTTGGCCATTAGCTGCTTGAACACCGAGCTCATCACGCTGTACGCTCCGGGTGGGAGTCGTGTTATGACAGTGCCAGAATCTATAATGGTTCCAGCAGTCTTGAAAACGGATTGGCTGATGGGTAGCTGGCGACCGCCAATGGTTATAGCGACAATGTCTATGAAGTAGAATGATGTGCTCTGGGAGCGAACGAAGGGGgtgaaatttatgttttttgaggCCAAACTTTTGCCTAGTGACAAGTATCCTGTTGAACTTGAACGTGATGGAAGGCAATAAGAGAAGTATTTGCCATATTGTTTAGCTGTTTGGGAGACTAGTGATAAAGAGTCTCTTCCTAAGCCTATTATTCCTGCGGTGCTGCCAAACAATCCTTGGTTGTTTTGGCCACAGCCAAACAGGAAATTCGGTATCACGTCAGTTGCTGATATTGTCAGTTTATCTCTGCTGAAGTAACCAATTGTGAAGGACTGATCACCATATCGTATTAAGTAAAGACATGTCGAGCCCGAAAGGCAGCCAGGGTTGTTTCCTGTGGCGGAAGACAGTTGAGAGCATTGAGCCGAATTGCATGATATATTTGAGTATGACCTCGATGTGGAAGGGTTGAAGATAGGATCTTGCTGTTTGTAGCAAGACCGAATGCAGGGCTGGCACTGCGTCCATGTCAGGTCGCTACCGGTGTCAAATATGAGAGATAGGGTCCTTGCCGGGGTCCCAAGGCCCACGGTCACAACGTAGTTCCCGGAATTGAGGGTTTGACCGGATTTCACAGGGAGGTTGGCTTCTTTTTCCTCGACTTTGCTTATGTTCGATTTTGGAGTGAGTCGAGCATGGATCGAATCTACCCTGGATTGATCTTGGGAAAAGACTTCATTAAGAGATGGCGTCGCGGTCACGATCTTGTCTTGACCTTGTGGAAAACATGGACCGTGCCGGTGAAAAACTTTAATGGTTGATTCCCTCTTGCTGTCACCTGTTTCACGTTATGTCATTACACTAGATAATAATTAAACACAGCAAAATGTTCTTGCTTAGATTTCCCACTCAATGTCTGACTTGTTAACCTCTCAATTATGTatataactttaaaaaaaacgacTTNGAATGGTTACTGTACTCCGTAGTTGATCATGAATGTTGATTATTCATGAGACTGAACGATGATCTACAGATGTAATGAATCAGCTTTCACtacaaatattttttcctaAATTCGTCCACGCTGACAAAatctttatatatttactattcACACATTTGATGAACAAAATCTTCGAACAAGCATGGTAGGNTAACATATATATGCAATataaggaaaaaatatatatatgtaaccTTTAGTTGTAGAGGGATCACTGCAGGCAGAAGCTGGTAGAAGAGAGCTTATTTGGAGAGTTTGAAAATGGGTTTGAGAGGAAGCTTGCAAAGCATTTGAAAAACACGAAaggaaaatgagaaaaagagagCAAGTGAGAGTGGCCATTAGCTGCTAAGCACTCTTGTGGTGGGAACAACTATCTTTGTATTTAAATAGAAAATTTCAACAAAGCACGTCACCCACTATTGCAAGTTTATGCATTTCTCATTGTCTTTGCGTTTAAATAGATATATAGGTGGGGCAGTTTGGTTAATAATTTGGACCATTTATTCATTGTTCTCTGTGTCAAACTCGTGGGATTTTTTCTGATATTAATGCAtactttttatttcaaatatgttaTTTGTTAAAAATGGACTTCAACAATCCTCCGAACTAGTTTTTTTAGGATTGAGTTAGGTACAAATCTCAattttaacatgatatcagagctcATGTCCAACTTTTATGTATTGGACTGCCCATAATTGAGCTACTCGTTCTATTCATAGTTggatcatttgtaaacttcatgcTCTAAATGTTCATTTCTGAGCGTGagagggtgtgttagttgtctcacatcaATTAGATAAAATCTCTGGGAGTTGTATATAAgaacttggacaatcctcccttATAGAGTTAGTTTtttgggttgagttaggtccaagtcccaatattaacaaaatatatcccaaaaaaatattatcgcatactatatatataacttGAACAAACGAGGAAAAAAAGTCTCGGCCGGATCACAAATTGGTGCTGCTTATCCATTCGATGCGAAACAGTCCTACATATTTACTTATTTGTAGCGCCATATCgaaaaaaatgctatttttttttttataaaactagAGAAAAAACATTTTTGCCAAATCTAAACTGGATTTCttataaaaagtaaaataaattaatgataGGAGTAGGACAAACATAAAAGAAGAcgtttttatagattttttttttttacttaaatgCTTCAATTTATGAATTGCTTACGCTACGTCTCTTCTATAATTTTCGGTGCCCCCGAGTATACGTAAGATTACTTGTCTGTACTTCCCCGTTAGTGtatgcataaaaattaaatatatagcaTGAAATTCTTTCGTAGTGGTGGTGATATATATACATTAATTATGAATCTTAATTTatagaataggtctcttgtttGACAATTTCACGAATTTtcatctatgagacgggtcaaccttaccaatattcacaataaaatacgatccgtgagatcgtttcacacaaatttttgtcatatttatattatttcttcttcttttttcctgTATAACATCACGTCGAAATACGCGTTTTGTCCTGCGATTAATGATGGAAATGGTTGGCCAAATTCCAACCATTAACCAATCACAGTTTTGTGAAACAGCgatgtgttttttttatgatattttcctCTATATAATGCATGCAAGTCGACATCCATAcctaatatatatttcattaaaaaaaactgaaaatattcaattcttccttacattttctataaatttattattatttcagtATACCAAgctaatatttcaaatattataagtTATTGTGTTAATTCGAAGATTTATTTAGTGTGCATCGAAAAATAGTGA
This genomic window from Primulina huaijiensis isolate GDHJ02 chromosome 7, ASM1229523v2, whole genome shotgun sequence contains:
- the LOC140981470 gene encoding aspartyl protease family protein At5g10770-like; the protein is MATLTCSLFLIFLSCFSNALQASSQTHFQTLQISSLLPASACSDPSTTKGDSKRESTIKVFHRHGPCFPQGQDKIVTATPSLNEVFSQDQSRVDSIHARLTPKSNISKVEEKEANLPVKSGQTLNSGNYVVTVGLGTPARTLSLIFDTGSDLTWTQCQPCIRSCYKQQDPIFNPSTSRSYSNISCNSAQCSQLSSATGNNPGCLSGSTCLYLIRYGDQSFTIGYFSRDKLTISATDVIPNFLFGCGQNNQGLFGSTAGIIGLGRDSLSLVSQTAKQYGKYFSYCLPSRSSSTGYLSLGKSLASKNINFTPFVRSQSTSFYFIDIVAITIGGRQLPISQSVFKTAGTIIDSGTVITRLPPGAYSVMSSVFKQLMAKYPSAPAYSILDTCFDLSSFKTVTIPKVVFTFGGNVEVDLPPSGILIATSSSRVCLAFAANNAATDAGIFGNTQQKTLEVVYDVAGGNLGFGPAGCS